Below is a genomic region from Microbacterium galbinum.
GGCGGATCTCGCGCACGGTGCCGTCGACATCGCTCGCGGTGAGTTTTCCCTTCGTGCGCAGATTGCGGAAGGTCTCGGTGAGCCGATCGGAGAGCGTGCCAAACGTAGCCATGGTGCTCCGATTCTACGCGAGTCGACCGACGCGGATCGTCGGCTCGGCCCGGCTTCTCGAATCAGCGGGACCAGCGGAGGTCGCCGATGAGGTCGAGCGCATCGCGGAGCACGTTCTCGGGTGCCGCACGACCCGCCCCCTGCTCCGCCCAGACCCGGAGCGACGAGAGCACCGCGGCGGCGTGAGCCGCACCGAGGATATCGGCGCGGATCTCATCGATCCCCGAGGCGCGGGCGGCCTGTGCGATCGCCGCGGCCAGCCGCGCCTGGCGCACGCCCGCGTCGCGCGGAAGCTCGTCCTCGAGGCCCATCGCCGCGACGTTCCGCAGTGCGAGGGCCAGGGGGTCGGGGGCGAACTCCCGCACCGCTGCGAGCAGGATCAGGCGCACGTCCGCGTCGCTCGCGTCACGATCGAGGGCGTCGAGAGCATCGGATGCCTCAGCGATGCGAGCGTCGAGCCCCGACCAGAGCACGTCGCTCTTCGACGCGAAGTAGTTGAAGAAGCTCGACCGGCTCACCCCTGCCCGCTGAGTGATCTCGGCGATGGAGGTCGACTCGTACCCCTGCTCGAGGAAGAGTTCGCAGGCGGCCTCGGCGAGCGTCTCGCGAGACGACGCCTTCGGGCGTCCGGCACGACCGGTGGTCTTCATGCCTTCACGGTACCGCGCCGCGCCGATGCGTCGCGGCGAGCATCGAGAGGCGTATTGTTGGACGCGTTACAACAATGCGCTTCGACGGGAGATCGGATGCTGGACATCGTGACGGCCGGACTCGCTCCGGACCTCGTCCCTTACGCCGAGGGATGGGATCTTCAACGACGGATCCACACGGACGTGGTCGACGGCACCCGCCCCGACACGCTCATCCTGCTCGAGCACGAGGCCGTGTACACCGCCGGCAAGCGCACCGAGCCGCACGAAC
It encodes:
- a CDS encoding TetR/AcrR family transcriptional regulator, with protein sequence MKTTGRAGRPKASSRETLAEAACELFLEQGYESTSIAEITQRAGVSRSSFFNYFASKSDVLWSGLDARIAEASDALDALDRDASDADVRLILLAAVREFAPDPLALALRNVAAMGLEDELPRDAGVRQARLAAAIAQAARASGIDEIRADILGAAHAAAVLSSLRVWAEQGAGRAAPENVLRDALDLIGDLRWSR